GAAGAATGCGAGATGAGCACCGGGTCGCGGTCGCCATGGCGGTAGGGGTAGACACCGGGCAGCGGCCCGGCCGGTGGCGCGGCGTGCATCTCCTCCTGCGAGGCGGTGAACCGGAAGGGACGGGCCCCTTCCATACCGGTCAGCAGGGGACCCAGCTTGTCGGCGTCGACGACGACACCCACCGCGTCGAGCCGGTCGAGGTACTTCGCGGCGGTGTCCGGCACCATGTTCGGGTTGATCACGGCGGGGATCGCCCCGATGCTGTTGAGAGCCAGGAAGTGGATGAAGCTGGCCATGCCGTTGCGGGTGAACACGCCGACCCGGTCGCCGTGGGTGACGCCGGCGTTGTGGTACCACCGGGCGTAGCGTTCCGTCTCGTCCCGAAGCGTCGCGAGGCTGTAGACGATCAGGTCATCGGGTCCGCCGCCGGGCGGGAGGTGGTGGAACAGGGCGGCGTCATGATCCTGCCCGCGCTCGAGGGCGTGCCACAGGAAATCACCCGCACCCAGCTGGCGGGTGGCCAGGAGCTCCAGTCGGGCCCGCAGTCCCCGGTGCGACCGGCCGAAGTGCATGCGCGGGACCGATGCCAGATGACGCTGTAGTGACCTGAGCTTCATGGTGCCTCCTCGGTGCTTCGGTGCGGCCAGATGGCCTCGGGGTCGGGGATTGGTTCCTTCAGCGCGTCGAGGTGCGCGCGCCACTCGTGCAACCGACGCTCCTGAGGGGGAGCGGTCGGCCGGCCGTTGATGTGCGTCAGGACTCGGATGCCGTGCAGGGCGCTGGTGATCCACACCTCGCTGTCCAACAGCTCCGCCACACTGGGCAGCCGGTATCGCACCGGGATGCCGAGTTCCGCGCAGCGGGCCAGGATCAGCTCCCGGGTGACGCCGGGCAGGATGCGTCCATCGTTCGGTGGCGTGTGCAGCGCGTCCGACGCCCACCAGTAGATGCTGCTGAACGCTCCCTCCCGGACCAGACCTGTGTCGTCGAGCAGCAGCGCCTCGTCGGCGCCTTCGTCGTGGGCGGCGGCCCTCACCTTCTCCAATTCTTCGAAGTCCGGCCCCTTGATGTGGGGCAGCCGCCGGGGATCCGGGTGCGGCCACAGCCACCCCCGTGCCTGGATGCCCAGCGGTGGCGCGGGACGCAGCCGCAGGGCCAGGCGTTGAGTAGGGCCGAGATGCAGTTCGATGCGGGGAAACCACACCCCCGAGCGGGGCAGGGCGGTGGTGACGGACGCCCCGAAGCGCGCCACCCGGCGCGCCGGGACACCGAATCCCTGCACGGCGGAGCAGAAGCGCCGCCAATGCAGTCGGTAACCCCGTGTCATTCCGTGCTGCAGGAGCCAGGAGTCGGCGACGACGGGTCGGTACCGACTGTCCTCGAACCCTTCGCGGATCTCCGTTTCCCACAACAGCAGGGGGGTGACCCGAGTCGCCGGCGGCATCTGTCCCTCCGGTCCGCAGTGGATCGGCGATTGGCTGGGCCGACCATAGGACCGGCGTTCGTCGCCGTTCCAGTGCCACGTTGCGGGGCATACCCGGGCCACTTGGCCTCACGTCGCTTTGGTTCCTCGGGCACGAACGATGTGGCCCTGTACCGCTGGTAGCCGGATGCCTATCGTCGCCACTTAGCGTGACTGCTGTTCACGTTCGCCGCTATCAGCAGGTCCTTGCGGTCCTGTCCGGCCGTGCGTCGCATTCCTGCGAATCGACAGCCCGGACCGCGGCCCGAGCCGCTGCGTTTCCAGCCAGGAGAGGGGAGATCGCCGTGACCGCCGTCATCGAACCGAGCCAGGACGTCTACCGGGTGGAGGAGTTCGTCGAGGCCGCCCGACAGCGCGCCGGAGTCTCGGATTTCGAGTTCGCGCACCTGGACGCCCTCGAAAGGCTGCTGCGGGCCCTGGACACCGAGGGCGGCCTCAACCCGGCCGGCCGCAAGTCGGTCCGAGGCGCGCTCGTCGCCGCGTTGGCGACGCAGGCCGCGGCGCACCGGGCGCGGGAGAAGAACCCGGAGATCGCGTCGGCTGAGATCCACAAGCCGGTCTTCATCACGGGCATGACCCGCAGCGGGACGACGTTGATGCACAACCTGCTCGGCCAGCACCCCGACCTGCGCTATCCCGAGCTGTGGGAGCTGATGGCGCCGGCGACCGACGACCGCAGCGAGGCGACCAGGCAGGCGCTGATTCAGGCCGCCGAAAATTTCTGCGTCGACTACTACACCGTCGCTCCCCGGCTCAAGGCGGTGCACCTGTGGGAGCCGCGCCGCCCGGACGAGGACCACCGGCTGACCGCGCCGACGTTCAAGACGATGGCGTACGAGCTGCGGTACACCGTGCCCAGCTACGGCGAGTGGCTCAAGACCCAGGACCAGTACGACGCCTACGACTACCACCGCTACCTGATGCAGCACATCGTCTGGCGAGTGCCCACCGACACGCTCGTGCTGAAGGACCCCTTCCACCTGTGGCGGGCCGACGCCCTCATGGGCACCTACCCGGACGCCCGCCTGATCTACATGCACCGCGCTCCGGGAGTCACCATCCCGTCGACGTGCAGCCTGACCGAAATCATCCGACTCGCGCGTGCCGACGAGGTGGACCGTCTTGCGCTGGGTAGGCTCTGGACGCAGCGCTTCGCGGAGATGCTCGACCTGTTCACGCAGGCCGAACGGGATCACCTGAACAACACGCCGGTACTCGACATCGACTACCAGCGCCTGATGGCCTCGCCCATCGCGGTGATGGCGGACATCTGCGACTTTCTCGGCGCCCGCTGGGATGGTGAAGTCGAGAAGGCGTTCCGGGACTACCTCGCCGAGAACCGGAAGGACAAGCTCGGCAAGCACGTCTACCGGGCCGAGGACTACGGCCTCAACGCCGACGAGCTCGACGAGCGCTTCTCCGGATACCTGACCAAATACAAGATCGGAGGCCGGGCGTGAGCTCTTCCTCGGGAAACACCGCGCTGGAAATGGTCAGCGAGGAGGTCCGCTCCTTCGCCGAGTCCGTGCAGGACGCCGACAAGGTCACCGTGGGCATCGTGACGCCCCTGTCCGTGCCCGGCGATCCGACCGCCGGCACGTTGACCGTACGAGGTGCGCTGATCGGCGCCGAGTATGTACGGGACCACGGCGGCATCCGCGGCGGGCAGCAGTTCGAGTTCGTCGTGCGCGACGACCAGGAAACCGTCGCCCTCGACGGAGGGACGATGCCCCGCTCGGCGGTCGGCGCCATGGCGAAGGTGGCGATCGTCGACCGGGCGCTGGCCATCCTGGGACCCTGGCACCTGCGGTACACCGAGGAGGTCGCCGAGTTGGCCGACCGGATCGGCGTCCCCCTGTTCATCGAGAACGCCCACCCGGCCGTCACCGCGAAGAAGCACCGCGTGGTCTTCCGGACGTTCACGTCGATGGCCGAGCGGGCCCCCGTGCTCATCCGCTTCGCCGCTGACCAGGGCTTCAAACGAGTTGGCCTGATCCACGCCAACACCGTATTCGGCAAGATCGCTGCCGGTCTGCTCAAGGCGGAGGTGGAGGCTGCCCCGGAGTCCATGGAGCTGCACTCCATCGAGTTCGACCAGGAGTCGACGCACGACCTGCGGTCGGAGCTGCGGGCTATCCAGCAGTGGAAGCCCGACGTGGTGATCAACGTCGGGGTGGTGCGGACCAACCATCTCATTGTGCGGCAGGCCGCCGAGGTCGGGCTTCTGCCCGACGTGCCGATGTTGGCGCCGTTCCAGTGGCCGCTGCGCGCACCGGACTATTGGAAGGCGCTCGGCGAGCACGGCCTGCACATGGTGTGGCCGGCCACCCAGTTCAGCCCGAGCTGGTCGGGGCTCACGTCGATCGGACGATGGTTCGTGGACCGTTACCGGACCGTCTACGGCACCATGCCACCGGACACGGCGCTGAACGCCTTCACCGACATCACGATCATCGCGCAGGCCCTCGAGAAGGCGGAGCGGGTCGGTCGCGAGGAACTCATCGACGCACTGGAGAACGGGACCTTCGACACCTGGCGCGGACCGGTCTCCTTCCAGCGGGGCGAGACCCACTGGCACCACAGCCCACCGCCGGTGGTGCTGCAGCAGTACCAGGAGATGGACCAGGACATCTCCACCGTACCGATCGTCTACCCGCCCGACCTGCGTACCGCCGCATATGCGCGGCCCGGCAACCCGTCCTGACCGGCTCCATCGCCGGCACCCGTGGGGAGACACACCATGGCGTTCAGTCAGACCGGATCTCAACTGCGCATGTCCTACCTCGACGTTCTCGAGGCCGAAGCGGTGCACATTATCCGTGAGGTGATGGGAACCCTGGATCGGCCCGTGCTGCTCTTCAGCGGCGGCAAGGACTCGGCCGTCATGCTGCACCTGGCCCGCAAGGCGTTCCTGCCCGGGCTCCTGCCCTTTCCCGTGCTTCACGTGGACACCGGACACAACTTCCCGGAGGTCATCGAATACCGGGACAAGGTGGTAGCCGAGCACCAGCTCACCCTGCGGGTAGCGCACGTACAGGACTACATCGACGACGGGCGGCTCGCCGAGCGTGCCGACGGCAGCCGCAATGTGCTGCAGACCGTTCCGCTGCTCGACGCGATTCAGCATCACCGCTTCGACGCCGTGTTCGGCGGTGGACGACGCGACGAGGAGAAGGCGCGGGCCAAGGAAAGGGTGTTCTCCCTGCGTGACGAGTTCGGCCAGTGGGATCCCCGCCAGCAGCGGCCCGAGCTGTGGAACCTGTACAACGGGCGGCACGACTCCGGCGGCCATGTCCGGGTGTTCCCGCTGTCGAACTGGACGGAGCTCGACGTGTGGAACTACATCGCCCGGGAGGGCATCCCACTGCCGTCCATCTACTTCTCGCACACCCGGCAGGTCTTCCAACGCGGCGGGATGTGGCTGGCGCCGGGGGAGTGGGGTGGCCCGCGCCGGGGTGAGCAGCTGCAGGAGCGCCGTGTCCGCTACCGCACGGTGGGCGACATGTCGTGCACGGGTGCGCTGCCGTCCGAGGCGTCCACCATCGAGGCGGTGATCGCGGAGATCAGTGTCTCGCGCATCACCGAACGGGGTTCGAGTCGCGCCGACGACAAGCTGTCCGACACCGCCATGGAGGACCGCAAGAGGGAGGGGTACTTCTAGTGACCGCGACCAGCGTCGAGGCAGCCCGGGACAGTGGGCTGCTGCGACTCGCCACTGCAGGCAGCGTAGATGACGGCAAATCGACCCTGGTGGGTCGTCTTCTCTACGACTCCAAGTCGGTGCTCGCCGACCAGATCGAGGCGGTCGAGGCCGCGAGCCGTGCCCGGGGTTACGAGCAGGCCGACCTCGCTCTGTTGACCGACGGACTGAGAGCGGAACGGGAACAGGGCATCACCATCGATGTCGCCTACCGCTACTTCGCCACCGGGAGCCGCCGGTTCATCCTGGCCGACACCCCCGGGCACGTGCAGTACACCCGCAACATGGTCACGGGCGCCTCGACCGCCCACCTCGCCGTGATCCTCATCGACGCTCGCCATGGGGTGGTCGCCCAGACCCGGCAGCACACGGCGGTGGCGGCGCTGCTGCGCATCCCCCACGTTGTGCTCGCGGTCAACAAGATGGACCTGGTCGGCTTTGACCAGGACCGGTTCGCCGAGATCGACGAGGCGTTCCGCCGGCTGGCGACCTCCTTGGGGATCGCCGACGTGCTCTCCATACCCCTGTCGGCGCTGCGCGGTGACAACGTCGTCGACGCGTCGACCGAGATGCCCTGGTACACCGGTCCCACACTCTTGCAGCACCTCGAGCAAGTGGGGATCGACGACGACCTCACCGCACTGCCGGCCCGGCTGCCCGTGCAGTACGTGATGCCGGGCGACGGGTCGTTGGCCGGTCAGCTCGTCGCGGGTGAGCTCCGTGTCGGGCAGGACGTCCTCGTCATGCCCGAGGGACGACCGGCGGTGATCACGGACATCCACTGCCTCGGCACGGCGACGACCTACGCGCGGGCCGGTATGTGCGTCAGCGTCCGACTCGACGGGGCGGGCGAGGGGCGGCGCGGTGACATGATCGTCTCGACTCTGCAGCCGCCGGCGGCGACGCGACAGATGACGGCGACCGTCTGTCACGTCGCGGAGCGCCGTCTCGCGGAAGGCGCGCGGGTGCTGGTGCAGCACCAGACCAGGGTCGTGGAGGGGAAGGTGACGTCGATCGTCGACCGGCTCGACCTCGCGACGCTGGAGCACACGGCGAACTCGGAAGCCCTGCGCGTCAACGACATCGCCACGGTGGTGGTGGACCTCGACGAGCCCATCGCCGCGGATCCTTACCGGCTCATCCGCGCAACCGGGTCTCTGCTGATCATCGACCCACGTGACGGAGCGACCCTCAGCGCCGGACTTGTCGGTCCGGCGTTCCGATGAATCAACAAAAGGATGTATGTCGGTGCCCGAAGTGAACCGAATCCCGGTGGACATGTTCGTCGACCCTGTCTGCCCGTGGGCCTGGCTGGCGTCGCGCTGGCTGCTGGAGGCCGAGCAGCGGCGTCCCCTGGACGTCCGTTTCCGCATCATGAGCCTGTCGGCTCTCAACGAGGGCCGGCAGGATGTGGACAAGTTCTACCAGCGCAACATCGGGCCGTGGCGGCGGCCGGTCCGAGTGCTGATGGCAGCTAACCAGCACCACGGGCAGGACGCCGTCCGTCTTCTCTACACGGCGATGGGTACCCGTCGGCACGTCAAGGGCCAGCTATACGGACCGGGCCTGTACGAGTCGGCACTCACGGAATGCGGACTGCCTACGAAGCTGGCCGCGGCGGCCGACGACTCGAGCCTCGACGACGCGGTCCGCAAGAGCCATCAGGAAGGCATGCAGCCGGTCGGGCTGGACGTCGGCACGCCGACGATCCATGTGCACATCCCGGGCGGTGAGACCGTGGCGCTGTTCGGGCCGGTGGTCACCCCGGCACCCACGGGGGAGGAGGCCGCCCGCCTGTGGGACGGCTTCCTCCTGGTCGCCCAAACGCCCGGATTCTATGAGCTCAAGCGCAGCCGGACGAGCGGACCAGCGACCCGTTGACGGAGCGTTGAGGGCGGTGCCATCGCCGTGGTGGCACCGTCCTCGCGTCGTGGGCACGGTGACTGTCCTGGAAGGGGACATCGGGCGGTGACTCCGATTAGCGACGAGGTTCTTGCGCGCTACCTGGCCCGGCTGGGCGTGCCCGACCGGCCGGAGCCGAGTCTGACCACACTGATCCGACTCCATGAACGTCACGTTCAGCGGATCTCTTACCACAACCTGGACATCCAACTGGGCATACCCACCGGCGTGGATCCGGTTGCCAATGCTGGGCGGCTCGCGGGTGGCGAGGCCGGCTACTGCTTCCACCTCAACGGGGCCTTCGCCGCGCTGCTGTCGGCGCTGGGCTTTGAGGTGACGCTGCACCGGGGGCAGGTGAAGAAGGGCTCCGCCTTGCCCGGCGGTGTCGCCTTCTCCAACCACCTGGCCATGACCGTCAGTCTGGAGGGCCGCCGGTGGTTCGTCGATGTCGGGCTCGGCGACGGACTGCTGGTCCCCGTGCCGCTGCAACCCGGCGTCGTCAGTCAGCCGCCGTTTCGCTTCGAGTTGGCCCGCACGCCGTGGGGCTGGCGGTTCACGCACGACCCCCGGGGATCGTTCACCGTCATGGACTGGGAGGACCCGGCGGCGCAACCGCAGGACTTCGCCGAGGCCCACCACGCCTTGTCGACCGACCCGAACTCCACGTTCGTGCGCCGGTTCATCGTGATCAGACGCGAGGCGGGGCAGGTGCTGTCGCTGGTGGACTGTGTCCTGACGCACATCGACGAGACGGGCGTGCAGGAGCGGGCGCTGGCCACCTTCGAGGACTGGCGCCGGGAGTTGGAAACCACCTTCGGCATCGAAATCACCGCCAGCAGCACCGCCGCGCTGGTGAACCTCTGGCAGCGGATGCAGCACCGCGTCTCCGCTGCGAGGCAGCGATCCTGGTCCATGGGGCAGGAGTGACGATGCAGATCAGCACAGGACCCGACGGACTACGACGCTGCGGCTGGTGCACCAGCACCGCCGTGTACATGGCCTACCACGATGACGAGTGGGGTCGGCCCCTGCACGACGACGGCCAGTTGTTCGAGCACCTGGCCCTGGAGGTCTTCCAGGCGGGCCTGTCGTGGTCGACGATCCTGCACAAGCGCGACACCTTCCGCGCGTGCTTCGACGGCTTCGATCCGCAGGTGATCGCAGGGTACGACGACGAGGACGTCAGCCGGCTGCTGGCAACCGACGGCATCGTCCGGAACCGGGCCAAGATCGAGGCGACGATCAGCAACGCGCGGTTGGTCTGTGACCTGCCCCAGAGTCTCGACGCGCTGCTGTGGTCGTACCAGCCGACCGGCGGCCGGCGCCGTCGCCCTCGATCGACGTCGGAGGTGCCCGCCCGCACGGCGGAGTCCACCGCGATGGCCAAGGACTTGAAGCGGCGCGGGTTCCGGTTCATCGGGCCAGTAGGCGCGTATGCCTTCATGCAGGCGGTCGGTATGGTCGACGACCATCTGCTCGGCTGCCACCGCGCGGCGCGGGAGTGATCGCGGTCACGCCGCAACGCCGAGGAGTTTCTGCATCGTCGGCAGGTCCTGGCGAAACTCAGCGGTGGGACAACGGTGCGCGATGCGTCCGCGCACCATAACCGCCACCTCCTGCGCCGCGTCCAGCGCGAGGTGCAGGTCGTGCTCCACCAGGAGCAGCGTCAGACCCGCCTGCACCATCGCCCGCAGCGCGTCGGCCACGTGGTCGACCACCACCGGCGCCAAGCCCTCGGACGGCTCGTCCATGAGCACCACCTGCGGATCTGTGGCCAAGGCCCGGCCGATGGCCAGCATCTGCTGCTCGCCCCCGGACAGCTGTCCGGCGAAGTGGCGGCGCCGCTGACCCAGCCGGGGAAACAGCTGGAAGACGCGTTCCTGCGGCCAGATACGACCACCGTGGCGGGTAGCCAGCGCGAAATGCTCCTGAACGGTCAACGCCGGCCACACGCGCCGGCCCTGCGGCACCAAAGCGACGCCTGCGCGGGCTAGCCGGTGAGGCTGCCACCCGGTCACGTCCTGACCGTCGAGCAGCACCCGGCCACCGGTCGGCGGCAGCAGACCCGCCAGGGTCGACACCAGGGTGGTCTTGCCGACCCCGTTGCGGCCAAGCAGAGTCAGCGCGCCTCCCGCCGGTAGGTCCAGGTCCACGCCGTGCAACACGCGCCCCTGTCCGTAGCCGGCGGACAGCTCACGCACCTCGAGGAACACCTGGTACCTCCTCCCTCCGGCCGCCGAGATACGCCTCCTGCACCTCGCGGCTCCGTCTCACTTCCTGCCCTGTGCCGGTGAGCAGCACCGCGCCGAGGTGTAGGACGCTGACGCGGGTCGCGACATCGAACACCACGTCCAGGTCATGCTCGACGAAGACGACCGTCACGGTCGGCG
This genomic interval from Micromonospora sp. CCTCC AA 2012012 contains the following:
- a CDS encoding DNA-3-methyladenine glycosylase I, producing the protein MQISTGPDGLRRCGWCTSTAVYMAYHDDEWGRPLHDDGQLFEHLALEVFQAGLSWSTILHKRDTFRACFDGFDPQVIAGYDDEDVSRLLATDGIVRNRAKIEATISNARLVCDLPQSLDALLWSYQPTGGRRRRPRSTSEVPARTAESTAMAKDLKRRGFRFIGPVGAYAFMQAVGMVDDHLLGCHRAARE
- the cysD gene encoding sulfate adenylyltransferase subunit CysD; its protein translation is MAFSQTGSQLRMSYLDVLEAEAVHIIREVMGTLDRPVLLFSGGKDSAVMLHLARKAFLPGLLPFPVLHVDTGHNFPEVIEYRDKVVAEHQLTLRVAHVQDYIDDGRLAERADGSRNVLQTVPLLDAIQHHRFDAVFGGGRRDEEKARAKERVFSLRDEFGQWDPRQQRPELWNLYNGRHDSGGHVRVFPLSNWTELDVWNYIAREGIPLPSIYFSHTRQVFQRGGMWLAPGEWGGPRRGEQLQERRVRYRTVGDMSCTGALPSEASTIEAVIAEISVSRITERGSSRADDKLSDTAMEDRKREGYF
- a CDS encoding mycothiol-dependent nitroreductase Rv2466c family protein; this encodes MFVDPVCPWAWLASRWLLEAEQRRPLDVRFRIMSLSALNEGRQDVDKFYQRNIGPWRRPVRVLMAANQHHGQDAVRLLYTAMGTRRHVKGQLYGPGLYESALTECGLPTKLAAAADDSSLDDAVRKSHQEGMQPVGLDVGTPTIHVHIPGGETVALFGPVVTPAPTGEEAARLWDGFLLVAQTPGFYELKRSRTSGPATR
- a CDS encoding arylamine N-acetyltransferase family protein gives rise to the protein MTPISDEVLARYLARLGVPDRPEPSLTTLIRLHERHVQRISYHNLDIQLGIPTGVDPVANAGRLAGGEAGYCFHLNGAFAALLSALGFEVTLHRGQVKKGSALPGGVAFSNHLAMTVSLEGRRWFVDVGLGDGLLVPVPLQPGVVSQPPFRFELARTPWGWRFTHDPRGSFTVMDWEDPAAQPQDFAEAHHALSTDPNSTFVRRFIVIRREAGQVLSLVDCVLTHIDETGVQERALATFEDWRRELETTFGIEITASSTAALVNLWQRMQHRVSAARQRSWSMGQE
- a CDS encoding sulfotransferase family protein: MTAVIEPSQDVYRVEEFVEAARQRAGVSDFEFAHLDALERLLRALDTEGGLNPAGRKSVRGALVAALATQAAAHRAREKNPEIASAEIHKPVFITGMTRSGTTLMHNLLGQHPDLRYPELWELMAPATDDRSEATRQALIQAAENFCVDYYTVAPRLKAVHLWEPRRPDEDHRLTAPTFKTMAYELRYTVPSYGEWLKTQDQYDAYDYHRYLMQHIVWRVPTDTLVLKDPFHLWRADALMGTYPDARLIYMHRAPGVTIPSTCSLTEIIRLARADEVDRLALGRLWTQRFAEMLDLFTQAERDHLNNTPVLDIDYQRLMASPIAVMADICDFLGARWDGEVEKAFRDYLAENRKDKLGKHVYRAEDYGLNADELDERFSGYLTKYKIGGRA
- a CDS encoding aminotransferase class IV, with amino-acid sequence MPPATRVTPLLLWETEIREGFEDSRYRPVVADSWLLQHGMTRGYRLHWRRFCSAVQGFGVPARRVARFGASVTTALPRSGVWFPRIELHLGPTQRLALRLRPAPPLGIQARGWLWPHPDPRRLPHIKGPDFEELEKVRAAAHDEGADEALLLDDTGLVREGAFSSIYWWASDALHTPPNDGRILPGVTRELILARCAELGIPVRYRLPSVAELLDSEVWITSALHGIRVLTHINGRPTAPPQERRLHEWRAHLDALKEPIPDPEAIWPHRSTEEAP
- a CDS encoding sulfate adenylyltransferase subunit 1; amino-acid sequence: MTATSVEAARDSGLLRLATAGSVDDGKSTLVGRLLYDSKSVLADQIEAVEAASRARGYEQADLALLTDGLRAEREQGITIDVAYRYFATGSRRFILADTPGHVQYTRNMVTGASTAHLAVILIDARHGVVAQTRQHTAVAALLRIPHVVLAVNKMDLVGFDQDRFAEIDEAFRRLATSLGIADVLSIPLSALRGDNVVDASTEMPWYTGPTLLQHLEQVGIDDDLTALPARLPVQYVMPGDGSLAGQLVAGELRVGQDVLVMPEGRPAVITDIHCLGTATTYARAGMCVSVRLDGAGEGRRGDMIVSTLQPPAATRQMTATVCHVAERRLAEGARVLVQHQTRVVEGKVTSIVDRLDLATLEHTANSEALRVNDIATVVVDLDEPIAADPYRLIRATGSLLIIDPRDGATLSAGLVGPAFR
- a CDS encoding ABC transporter substrate-binding protein, encoding MSSSSGNTALEMVSEEVRSFAESVQDADKVTVGIVTPLSVPGDPTAGTLTVRGALIGAEYVRDHGGIRGGQQFEFVVRDDQETVALDGGTMPRSAVGAMAKVAIVDRALAILGPWHLRYTEEVAELADRIGVPLFIENAHPAVTAKKHRVVFRTFTSMAERAPVLIRFAADQGFKRVGLIHANTVFGKIAAGLLKAEVEAAPESMELHSIEFDQESTHDLRSELRAIQQWKPDVVINVGVVRTNHLIVRQAAEVGLLPDVPMLAPFQWPLRAPDYWKALGEHGLHMVWPATQFSPSWSGLTSIGRWFVDRYRTVYGTMPPDTALNAFTDITIIAQALEKAERVGREELIDALENGTFDTWRGPVSFQRGETHWHHSPPPVVLQQYQEMDQDISTVPIVYPPDLRTAAYARPGNPS
- a CDS encoding ABC transporter ATP-binding protein, translated to MFLEVRELSAGYGQGRVLHGVDLDLPAGGALTLLGRNGVGKTTLVSTLAGLLPPTGGRVLLDGQDVTGWQPHRLARAGVALVPQGRRVWPALTVQEHFALATRHGGRIWPQERVFQLFPRLGQRRRHFAGQLSGGEQQMLAIGRALATDPQVVLMDEPSEGLAPVVVDHVADALRAMVQAGLTLLLVEHDLHLALDAAQEVAVMVRGRIAHRCPTAEFRQDLPTMQKLLGVAA